Sequence from the Streptomyces sp. NBC_00440 genome:
TCCAGTTCATGCCGCAGCGCGAGGACATAGCGAGCGGCCTGGCCCAGGAGGCCGTCGAACGCCAGACCGCCCTGTGGGCGGTGCTGGAGGCGGTGCAGCCCGGCGACGTCCTCGTCATCCAGGCGTACGGGTCGGCGTTCAGCGGCTGCGTCGGCGACATGCTCGTCCGCTACTTCAAGCGCAAGGGCGGCGCCGGGATCGTCGTCGACGGCCGGATCCGGGACGCGCCGCGGGTACGCGAGCTCGGCGTGCCGATCTGGTGCACCGGCACCACCCCGCACTACGCCTCCCAGTCGGAGCTGTTCCCCTGGGCGTACGACGTGCCGGTTGCCGCCGGCGGAGTGCTGTGTCTGCCCGGGGACATCGTGGTCGCCGATGACGACGGCGCCGTCGTCGTCCCGCAGGCGACCGCGCCGGAGGTGGTCGCCACCGCCCAGGACCACCAGGAGTGGGAGGTGTTCAGCCGGATGCGTCTGGACCAGGGCGCCCGGCTCGGCCACTACTACCCGCTGACGTCGGAGTCGCGCGCGGAGTACGAGCAGTGGCGCGACCAGAAGCGGTC
This genomic interval carries:
- a CDS encoding ribonuclease activity regulator RraA translates to MMSDEQAQPVFSLPVRGDTYRRADAELVDQMGQVSSATACAKLHGLGIRRTWMEGPQPLATGQKIAGSALTLQFMPQREDIASGLAQEAVERQTALWAVLEAVQPGDVLVIQAYGSAFSGCVGDMLVRYFKRKGGAGIVVDGRIRDAPRVRELGVPIWCTGTTPHYASQSELFPWAYDVPVAAGGVLCLPGDIVVADDDGAVVVPQATAPEVVATAQDHQEWEVFSRMRLDQGARLGHYYPLTSESRAEYEQWRDQKRSSQR